In a single window of the Alphaproteobacteria bacterium LSUCC0684 genome:
- a CDS encoding glutathione S-transferase family protein, whose protein sequence is MRVLHHYWLSSGSRFCRLMLAERKLDALQKLELPWEAQPAFLAINPAGTVPVLVEDDGTVLSGVWSIAEYFEDTEKEASLLPGTPAARAEARRLVDWFHGKFEREVVTPVLKEKHFRRMTGDGVPSSEIIRAAMGNLSSHLEYVNYLAERRKWLAGNRLSLADLHAAASLSVLDYLGDVFWQDWPEAKTWYSRIKSRPSFRPLLADTVTGLTPPAHYADLDF, encoded by the coding sequence ATGCGTGTGCTTCACCATTACTGGCTTTCCTCCGGATCACGTTTCTGCCGTCTGATGCTGGCCGAACGGAAGCTCGACGCCCTGCAGAAACTCGAACTGCCCTGGGAAGCGCAGCCCGCCTTCCTTGCGATCAATCCCGCCGGTACGGTGCCGGTTCTGGTGGAGGATGACGGCACGGTGCTGAGCGGGGTCTGGTCCATTGCCGAATATTTCGAAGATACCGAAAAAGAGGCCTCGCTTCTGCCCGGAACGCCGGCCGCCCGGGCCGAGGCCCGCCGCCTGGTGGACTGGTTTCACGGCAAGTTCGAGCGTGAGGTGGTCACCCCCGTCCTCAAGGAGAAGCATTTTCGCCGCATGACCGGCGATGGCGTTCCATCATCCGAAATCATCCGGGCGGCCATGGGCAATCTTTCATCACATCTTGAATACGTCAACTATCTGGCGGAACGTCGTAAATGGCTGGCAGGCAACAGGCTCAGCCTAGCGGATCTTCACGCCGCCGCCTCGCTGTCGGTGCTGGATTATCTTGGCGATGTGTTCTGGCAGGACTGGCCGGAGGCAAAAACATGGTATTCCCGCATCAAATCCCGGCCATCTTTTCGTCCTCTTCTTGCCGATACCGTCACCGGCCTGACGCCGCCCGCCCATTACGCTGATCTTGATTTCTGA
- the gltB gene encoding glutamate synthase large subunit: MEDKLIKAGVWSPEMEHDACGVGLVVAIDGKPRREVVEKGIEALQAIWHRGAVDADGKTGDGAGIHLEIPLDFFREHIARTGHSLDDGRLAVGMVFLPRTDMAAQERCRCIVEEEILRAGYRIYGWRQVPVDISIIGEKANATRPEIEQVMFSMPEAEDATTAERELYVIRRKIENAVLAQRIMEFYLCSFSSQSIIYKGMFLAEQVTAFYPDLLDERFVSRFALYHQRYSTNTFPTWKLAQPFRVLAHNGEINTLRGNQNWMLCHEDRMASPLFGDDIRHLKPVIEGGASDSSALDGVFELMLHAGRDLPMVKTMMVPEAVLENASQEMKNLYGYCNAVMEPWDGPAALAAVSGDWVIASVDRNGLRPMRVTITESGLLLAGSETGMVSLDEAGIIEKSKLGPGQIIGVNMKEGKLYHDAELKARLMQRRDWGRWLGRSRVMDDLLSETGARSETMLDQDMLRRRQYSAGWTLEDMELLLQPMAEGGKEATGSMGDDTPLAVLSNKYRGLHHFFRQNFSQVTNPPIDSLRERHVMTLRTRLGNLGNILDETPEQCDHLLLNSPVLNSSEFAALIAWLGDKAAIIDATFIPGDAAEGLEVSLNRIEREAEEAVRGGAEHIMLLDRNVSDRRMAIPTILAAGAVHAHLVRQQLRTFASINVSSGECLDVHHFAVLMGVGATTVNPWVAEESIRDRHDRGLLPGITLEDAIHNYKMAIENGLLKIMSKMGISVLSSYRGGYNFESLGLSRSLVSRYFPPMTSRISGIGLSGIESQLRTIHENAWAEASVMLPVGGFFRFRKSGEAHAFDADVIHSMQHACDTGSYDSWKSYTSKVYKAGPVNLRDLLDFTNARESLPLEQVQSITEIRKRLVSPGISLGALSPESHETLSIAMNRIGAKSDSGEGGEDPARFVLRDNGDNPSSAIKQIASGRFGVTAEYLNNCQEIEIKIAQGAKPGEGGQLPGIKVDSLIARLRHSTPGVTLISPPPHHDIYSIEDLAQLIYDLKQINPDARVCVKLVASTGIGTIAAGVAKAKADTILISGHGGGTGASPQSSIKHAGLPWEMGLSEVHQVLTMNDLRDKVVLRTDGGLKTGRDIVMAAMLGADEYGIGTASLIAMGCIMVRQCHSNTCPVGVCTQREDLRAKFTGTPEKVVQLFTHLAEEVREILADLGVASLEEIIGRTDMLTQVSRGNAALDDLDLNPILVRADSTAAHQPMKTGRNEVPDTLDALMVKDAREALERGQRMQLSYNVANTQRAIGTRLSSHITRRFGMTGLKEETITVRLRGSAGQSLGAFAVKGLKLEVLGDANDYVGKGLSGGLITLRKMAASNLIAHKNTIIGNTVLYGATSGALYAAGQAGERMAVRNSGATAVVEGCGSNGCEYMTGGTVVILGAVGSNFGAGMTGGMAFVYDEDGSLPGNINPATLELSRIMTTHWAEVLKVHLEKQVHYTGSAIATRILDDWEKSLPKFWHVVPTEILRTLEHPLTGDTAGQATA, from the coding sequence ATGGAAGACAAGCTGATCAAAGCCGGTGTCTGGTCACCTGAAATGGAACATGACGCCTGCGGCGTCGGGCTGGTCGTGGCGATTGACGGCAAGCCCCGGCGTGAGGTGGTCGAAAAGGGCATCGAAGCATTGCAGGCTATCTGGCATCGCGGCGCGGTAGACGCCGATGGCAAGACAGGAGACGGTGCCGGTATCCATCTTGAAATCCCTCTTGATTTCTTCCGTGAACACATCGCCCGCACCGGTCACAGCCTTGATGATGGCAGGCTTGCCGTCGGCATGGTTTTCCTGCCGCGAACGGATATGGCCGCGCAGGAAAGATGCCGCTGCATTGTCGAAGAGGAAATTCTGCGGGCGGGGTACCGGATTTACGGCTGGCGGCAGGTGCCGGTTGATATCTCCATTATTGGCGAGAAAGCCAATGCCACGCGGCCCGAAATCGAGCAGGTCATGTTCTCCATGCCGGAAGCCGAAGACGCCACCACCGCGGAACGTGAACTCTATGTCATCCGCCGCAAGATCGAGAACGCGGTTCTCGCCCAGCGGATCATGGAATTCTATCTCTGTTCCTTCTCCAGCCAGTCGATCATCTACAAGGGGATGTTCCTGGCCGAACAGGTGACGGCCTTCTACCCCGATCTGCTGGATGAACGCTTTGTGTCCCGGTTTGCGCTCTATCATCAGCGCTATTCCACCAATACGTTCCCGACCTGGAAACTGGCCCAGCCTTTCCGGGTGCTGGCCCATAACGGGGAGATCAACACCCTGCGCGGCAACCAGAACTGGATGCTCTGCCACGAAGACAGAATGGCATCACCTCTCTTCGGCGATGATATCCGGCATCTGAAGCCGGTGATCGAAGGCGGCGCATCAGACAGTTCCGCCCTTGATGGCGTCTTTGAACTCATGCTTCATGCCGGGCGTGATCTGCCCATGGTAAAGACCATGATGGTGCCTGAAGCGGTGCTCGAAAACGCCTCGCAGGAGATGAAAAATCTTTATGGCTACTGCAACGCGGTAATGGAGCCCTGGGACGGACCTGCCGCTCTTGCAGCGGTTTCCGGTGACTGGGTTATCGCATCGGTGGACCGCAATGGCCTGCGCCCGATGCGGGTGACGATCACCGAAAGCGGCCTCTTGCTGGCAGGGTCGGAGACCGGCATGGTCAGCCTTGATGAGGCGGGCATCATCGAAAAAAGCAAACTCGGCCCGGGCCAGATCATCGGCGTCAACATGAAGGAAGGCAAACTCTATCACGACGCCGAACTGAAAGCCCGGTTGATGCAGCGGCGGGACTGGGGCAGATGGCTTGGCCGCTCGAGGGTCATGGATGACCTGTTGAGCGAGACCGGCGCCAGATCCGAGACCATGCTGGATCAGGATATGCTGCGGCGGCGCCAGTATTCGGCAGGCTGGACGCTTGAAGATATGGAACTTCTGCTTCAGCCGATGGCCGAAGGCGGCAAGGAAGCCACCGGGTCCATGGGCGATGACACGCCGCTTGCCGTGCTGTCGAACAAATATCGCGGCCTGCATCATTTCTTCCGGCAGAACTTCTCCCAGGTCACGAACCCTCCGATTGACAGCCTCAGGGAACGTCACGTCATGACCTTGCGGACTCGGCTTGGAAATCTTGGCAATATTCTGGATGAGACGCCGGAGCAATGCGACCATCTTCTGCTCAACTCACCGGTACTCAACAGCAGCGAATTTGCCGCCCTGATCGCATGGCTTGGCGACAAGGCCGCCATCATTGACGCCACCTTCATCCCCGGTGATGCGGCGGAAGGGCTTGAAGTCTCGCTCAACCGGATCGAACGTGAGGCCGAAGAAGCCGTCCGGGGCGGGGCTGAACATATCATGCTCTTGGATCGCAATGTCAGCGACAGAAGGATGGCTATCCCGACTATTCTGGCGGCAGGCGCGGTGCATGCCCATCTCGTCCGCCAGCAATTGCGCACCTTTGCCTCGATCAATGTCTCTTCTGGCGAATGTCTTGATGTGCATCATTTCGCGGTGCTGATGGGGGTTGGGGCGACGACGGTCAATCCGTGGGTTGCGGAAGAATCCATCCGCGACCGTCACGACCGCGGCCTTCTCCCCGGCATCACGCTTGAGGATGCAATCCATAATTACAAGATGGCGATTGAAAACGGCCTTTTGAAAATCATGTCGAAGATGGGCATTTCGGTCCTGTCTTCGTATCGTGGCGGCTATAATTTTGAATCGCTCGGCCTGTCACGTTCGCTCGTGTCTCGATATTTCCCGCCCATGACCTCACGCATTTCCGGCATCGGGTTGAGCGGGATTGAATCCCAGCTCAGGACCATTCACGAAAACGCCTGGGCCGAGGCATCGGTAATGCTGCCGGTTGGCGGGTTTTTCCGCTTCCGGAAATCCGGTGAGGCCCATGCCTTTGATGCCGACGTCATCCATTCGATGCAGCATGCCTGCGATACGGGGAGCTACGACAGCTGGAAATCCTACACGTCCAAAGTGTATAAGGCAGGTCCGGTCAATCTTCGTGATCTGCTTGATTTTACCAATGCCCGGGAAAGCCTGCCGCTCGAACAGGTCCAGAGCATCACCGAAATCCGGAAAAGACTGGTTTCCCCCGGTATTTCTCTCGGTGCGCTCAGCCCCGAAAGTCATGAAACGCTGTCCATCGCGATGAACCGTATCGGGGCAAAATCCGACAGCGGCGAAGGCGGCGAGGATCCGGCAAGATTTGTCCTGCGCGATAACGGCGATAATCCCTCGAGCGCAATCAAGCAGATCGCGTCGGGCCGCTTCGGGGTGACGGCGGAATACCTCAACAACTGCCAGGAGATCGAAATCAAGATCGCCCAGGGCGCCAAGCCCGGGGAAGGGGGGCAGCTTCCCGGTATCAAGGTGGACAGCCTGATCGCCAGGCTTCGCCATTCGACGCCTGGGGTGACGCTCATATCGCCGCCGCCGCATCACGATATCTATTCGATCGAGGATCTGGCGCAGCTGATCTATGATCTCAAGCAGATCAACCCCGATGCCCGTGTCTGCGTCAAACTGGTTGCCTCCACCGGGATCGGAACCATCGCCGCCGGCGTTGCCAAGGCGAAAGCTGATACAATCCTGATCTCGGGCCATGGCGGCGGCACCGGCGCAAGCCCGCAATCCTCCATCAAGCATGCCGGCCTTCCGTGGGAAATGGGGCTGTCGGAAGTCCATCAGGTCCTGACAATGAATGACTTAAGGGACAAGGTTGTCCTGCGCACCGATGGCGGGCTCAAGACCGGACGTGATATCGTCATGGCCGCCATGCTCGGGGCTGATGAATACGGCATCGGGACCGCGTCGTTGATTGCCATGGGATGTATCATGGTTCGTCAATGCCATTCCAACACCTGTCCGGTCGGGGTCTGCACCCAGCGCGAGGATCTGCGCGCGAAATTCACCGGCACCCCGGAAAAGGTTGTCCAGCTCTTCACCCATCTGGCTGAAGAGGTGCGTGAAATTCTGGCTGATCTCGGGGTCGCCAGCCTTGAGGAAATCATCGGCCGTACCGATATGCTGACCCAGGTCAGCCGCGGTAATGCGGCGCTCGATGATCTTGATCTCAATCCGATCCTGGTGCGGGCGGACAGCACCGCCGCGCATCAACCCATGAAAACCGGCCGCAACGAGGTGCCGGATACGCTGGATGCGCTCATGGTAAAGGATGCCCGCGAAGCGCTCGAGCGTGGCCAGCGGATGCAGCTTTCCTATAACGTGGCCAATACCCAGCGTGCTATCGGCACGCGTCTGTCCTCGCATATCACGCGGCGTTTCGGCATGACAGGCCTCAAGGAAGAGACGATCACCGTCCGGCTTCGTGGCTCGGCCGGTCAGTCCCTCGGGGCGTTTGCCGTCAAGGGCCTCAAGCTCGAAGTGCTGGGCGACGCCAATGACTATGTTGGCAAGGGTCTCTCCGGCGGGCTGATCACCTTGAGGAAAATGGCCGCCTCCAACCTCATCGCCCATAAGAACACGATCATCGGCAACACGGTTCTTTATGGCGCCACTTCCGGCGCGCTTTATGCCGCCGGTCAGGCAGGTGAGCGCATGGCGGTGCGGAATTCCGGCGCTACCGCCGTGGTTGAAGGCTGCGGGTCTAACGGTTGCGAGTACATGACCGGCGGAACAGTGGTCATTCTGGGCGCCGTCGGCAGCAATTTCGGTGCCGGCATGACCGGCGGCATGGCTTTCGTCTACGATGAGGATGGCAGTTTGCCCGGCAATATCAATCCGGCAACCCTTGAATTGTCGCGGATCATGACCACGCATTGGGCCGAGGTTCTTAAGGTGCATCTGGAAAAGCAGGTGCATTATACCGGATCGGCGATCGCCACACGGATCCTTGACGACTGGGAGAAAAGCCTGCCAAAATTCTGGCATGTGGTGCCGACCGAAATCCTCAGGACGCTGGAGCACCCGTTGACCGGAGATACGGCAGGCCAGGCCACTGCCTGA
- a CDS encoding GNAT family N-acetyltransferase, producing the protein MHHLRPETSSDQAEIERLLGLGFPAHHARRNIWALRPGAPLAELCLVAEDDARPGHLLGSIRYWPITIAGFASVLLGPLAVDPELRGQGIGRQLVRESLALAEKGPWRWCFVSGERDYYPRLGFSKLAASDVDLPAPIEEERLHLISVSGDSLSDMPPRPWSIRPVVAET; encoded by the coding sequence ATGCACCATTTGCGACCTGAAACCTCATCGGATCAGGCAGAAATCGAACGCCTGCTGGGCCTAGGGTTTCCGGCGCATCATGCGCGCCGGAATATCTGGGCCCTGCGGCCGGGGGCGCCGCTCGCTGAACTCTGCCTTGTCGCCGAAGATGACGCCCGGCCCGGCCATCTCCTTGGTTCGATCAGGTATTGGCCGATCACGATTGCCGGATTTGCATCGGTTCTTCTCGGGCCGCTTGCCGTTGATCCCGAATTGCGGGGGCAGGGTATCGGCCGGCAGCTGGTGCGGGAGAGCCTCGCGCTGGCGGAGAAGGGCCCCTGGCGCTGGTGCTTTGTCTCGGGAGAGCGGGATTACTACCCGCGGCTTGGCTTCAGCAAACTTGCCGCGAGCGATGTCGATCTGCCCGCACCGATTGAAGAAGAACGCTTGCATCTGATCTCTGTTTCGGGGGATAGTCTTTCTGATATGCCGCCGCGACCCTGGAGCATCCGCCCTGTGGTGGCAGAAACCTGA
- a CDS encoding NAD(P)-dependent oxidoreductase — MTTDRMLQFVHTGKAMPEKRAADARKDDFDEIYDAFSETAATMQASRCSQCGVPFCQTNCPLHNNIPDWLMLTAEGRMKEAWEVSSATNTFPEICGRICPQDRLCEGNCVLEKGFESVTIGAVEKHITETAFENGWVKPPLPREERPQSIGIIGAGPAGLAAADLLRRRGYQIEIYDRYDRVGGLLIYGIPGFKLEKHVVERRERLLRDAGVKFTLNCEIGKDTSFSAIRDAHDAVLIATGVYKARDLDTDGDGQKGIIPALDYLTASNRLGMGDELSADEKETYSAKGRNVVVIGGGDTAMDCVRTAIRQEAASVTCLYRRDRANMPGSVREVMNAEEEGVVFEWLTQPDGFDGDGHVEAVRCSKIHLGQPDATGRRVPQPIDGSGFSKPADMVIKALGFDPEDIPGMFAEPRLKVSRWGTIAIDWKSMMTSVDGVFAAGDIVRGASLVVWAVRDGRDAAEQIDAWLKQKASGADKLAS; from the coding sequence ATGACGACCGATCGCATGCTTCAGTTTGTTCATACCGGCAAAGCCATGCCGGAGAAACGCGCCGCGGATGCGCGAAAGGATGATTTCGATGAAATCTATGATGCGTTCTCGGAAACCGCCGCAACGATGCAGGCCTCGCGGTGCTCGCAATGCGGGGTGCCGTTCTGCCAGACAAACTGCCCGCTGCACAACAATATCCCGGACTGGCTGATGCTGACCGCCGAAGGCCGGATGAAGGAAGCATGGGAAGTTTCGTCGGCCACCAACACCTTTCCGGAGATCTGCGGCCGTATCTGCCCGCAGGATCGCCTGTGTGAAGGCAATTGCGTGCTTGAGAAAGGATTTGAATCGGTCACCATCGGCGCGGTGGAAAAACACATAACCGAAACCGCTTTTGAAAATGGCTGGGTCAAGCCGCCGCTTCCACGCGAAGAGCGCCCGCAGAGCATCGGGATCATCGGCGCCGGCCCGGCGGGGCTGGCGGCAGCCGATCTCCTGCGCCGACGCGGGTACCAGATTGAGATCTATGATCGCTATGACAGGGTTGGCGGGCTGCTGATCTATGGAATTCCCGGCTTCAAGCTTGAAAAGCATGTTGTTGAGCGGCGGGAACGTCTGCTCAGGGATGCCGGGGTCAAATTCACCCTCAACTGCGAGATCGGCAAGGATACAAGTTTCAGCGCGATCCGGGACGCGCATGACGCGGTGCTGATTGCAACCGGCGTCTACAAGGCCCGCGATCTTGATACCGATGGCGATGGGCAAAAGGGGATCATCCCGGCCCTCGATTACCTGACGGCATCCAACCGGCTTGGCATGGGCGATGAATTGAGTGCCGATGAAAAGGAAACCTATTCCGCCAAAGGCCGCAATGTGGTGGTGATCGGCGGCGGTGACACGGCCATGGATTGCGTGCGGACGGCCATCCGTCAGGAGGCCGCCAGCGTCACCTGTCTTTATCGTCGTGATCGCGCCAATATGCCGGGGTCGGTGCGCGAAGTCATGAATGCCGAAGAAGAAGGCGTGGTCTTTGAATGGTTGACCCAGCCGGACGGATTTGACGGCGATGGCCATGTCGAGGCGGTCCGCTGTTCGAAAATTCATCTTGGCCAGCCGGATGCCACCGGCAGGCGGGTACCGCAGCCGATCGACGGCTCGGGTTTCTCGAAACCTGCCGATATGGTGATCAAGGCGCTCGGTTTTGATCCCGAAGATATTCCGGGCATGTTTGCCGAGCCTCGGCTGAAGGTCTCACGCTGGGGGACGATTGCGATTGACTGGAAGTCGATGATGACGAGCGTTGACGGTGTTTTCGCGGCCGGCGATATCGTCCGCGGGGCCTCGCTTGTTGTCTGGGCTGTCCGTGATGGACGTGATGCGGCGGAGCAGATTGACGCCTGGCTAAAACAAAAGGCCAGCGGCGCCGATAAACTGGCGTCCTGA
- a CDS encoding glycosyltransferase family 4 protein: MLKGKVIVQILPALNRGGVERGTVETARAIVEAGGRAVVFSTGGLLVPNLKRVGGEHIDLGVDTKNPLKWPWRRKKVREALKACGADLVHVRSRAPAWISIPAARSLGLPVVTTIHGRFAASSRLKLFYNSIMTKGDQVIAISRYVQDLAASQFSAVSSRLLVIHRGVDLDMFAAASVSPQRVVKMASMLSVPDGTPVIMLPARPTGWKGAEILIDACAMMNDMKFLVLLVGAADGSAAFQSALVRKIEEAGLTEKIRLCPSQDDMPATLMLADVVAMPSITPEPFGRVAVEASAMGRPVVAFDHGGASETVEHGVTGWLATPGDAASLADCLRRALGLNLRERRAMGKAARKRVEEKFSTAMMCAKTIALYRKLLKK; encoded by the coding sequence GTGTTGAAAGGCAAGGTCATCGTCCAGATTCTGCCTGCCCTTAATCGCGGCGGTGTTGAGCGCGGTACCGTGGAAACTGCCCGCGCCATTGTCGAAGCCGGAGGCCGCGCCGTCGTCTTCAGCACCGGCGGTCTGCTGGTGCCGAACCTGAAGCGGGTTGGCGGCGAGCATATCGATCTCGGCGTTGATACAAAAAACCCGCTCAAATGGCCCTGGCGCCGCAAAAAGGTCCGGGAGGCGCTGAAGGCATGCGGGGCTGATCTTGTTCATGTTCGTTCCCGGGCACCAGCCTGGATCAGTATTCCCGCTGCCCGGTCTCTTGGTCTGCCGGTGGTGACAACCATCCATGGCAGGTTTGCCGCCAGTTCAAGATTAAAGCTCTTCTATAACAGCATCATGACCAAAGGTGATCAGGTGATCGCCATCTCACGTTATGTTCAGGATCTGGCCGCGTCCCAGTTTTCCGCGGTCAGTTCTCGTCTTTTGGTTATTCATCGCGGTGTTGATCTTGATATGTTTGCCGCCGCCAGCGTGTCTCCCCAGCGGGTGGTGAAAATGGCCTCCATGTTGAGCGTGCCGGATGGAACGCCGGTCATCATGTTGCCTGCCCGTCCGACAGGATGGAAAGGGGCCGAAATCCTGATCGATGCCTGCGCGATGATGAACGACATGAAATTTCTTGTCCTGCTGGTCGGGGCGGCAGATGGGTCGGCGGCATTTCAATCGGCGCTGGTGCGAAAGATCGAGGAAGCCGGCCTGACTGAAAAAATCCGGCTCTGCCCGTCGCAGGATGACATGCCGGCAACATTGATGCTGGCCGATGTGGTGGCCATGCCATCGATAACGCCCGAACCTTTCGGCCGGGTGGCGGTGGAAGCTTCCGCCATGGGGCGGCCGGTGGTGGCGTTTGATCATGGCGGCGCGTCCGAAACCGTCGAGCATGGCGTGACGGGCTGGCTTGCAACGCCCGGTGATGCCGCGTCTCTTGCTGATTGCCTGCGCCGGGCGCTGGGCCTCAATCTTCGTGAGCGTCGGGCGATGGGCAAGGCGGCCCGCAAGCGGGTGGAGGAAAAATTCTCCACCGCCATGATGTGCGCGAAAACCATCGCGCTTTACAGAAAACTGCTCAAAAAGTGA
- a CDS encoding alpha/beta fold hydrolase gives MEKETQIVEFLNTSHGARIAWTGAEVAGAPTIVFFAGHGSDMDGTKALAVDAWARENGFGIIRFDYSGHGRSSGAFLDGTISTWKADCLAVVDELTTGAIILVGSSLGGWLMTLVARERSSRIAGIIGIAAAPDFTDELIWNRLSPAQQDDMKTTGRIALPNPYAPEDVIYTYALIEDGRKNFVLGARIPVGGPVRLLHGMKDEEVPHVSSEKLASVFQHPDIEVILDQDAGHRFSEPDQIELILSCLDEISRYIG, from the coding sequence GTGGAAAAAGAAACGCAAATCGTTGAATTTCTCAATACAAGTCATGGCGCAAGGATTGCCTGGACCGGCGCCGAAGTTGCCGGGGCACCGACCATCGTTTTCTTTGCCGGCCACGGCTCCGATATGGACGGCACCAAGGCGTTGGCCGTTGACGCCTGGGCCAGGGAAAACGGGTTCGGCATCATCAGGTTTGATTATTCCGGCCATGGCCGGTCTTCGGGCGCGTTCCTCGATGGCACGATCAGCACCTGGAAAGCCGATTGCCTTGCCGTGGTGGACGAATTGACCACAGGCGCGATCATTCTTGTCGGCTCATCGCTCGGCGGCTGGCTGATGACGCTGGTGGCGCGGGAGCGGTCATCGAGAATAGCCGGCATTATCGGCATTGCCGCGGCGCCGGATTTCACCGATGAGCTGATCTGGAACAGGCTCAGCCCGGCCCAGCAGGATGACATGAAAACCACGGGCCGTATCGCGCTGCCCAACCCCTATGCCCCCGAGGACGTGATCTATACCTATGCCCTTATTGAGGATGGGAGGAAGAATTTCGTCCTTGGTGCGCGTATCCCCGTTGGCGGGCCCGTGCGCCTTCTCCATGGCATGAAAGACGAGGAAGTGCCGCATGTGTCATCGGAAAAGCTCGCTTCTGTCTTTCAGCACCCCGATATCGAAGTCATTCTTGATCAGGATGCGGGCCACCGTTTCTCGGAGCCGGACCAGATCGAGCTCATTCTTTCATGCCTTGACGAGATTTCCCGCTATATCGGCTGA
- the thrS gene encoding threonine--tRNA ligase yields MPVITLPDGAQKIYDTPVTPARVAADIGPGLAKAALAARANGRMIDLSLELDEDTELSLVTLKDEDALALLRHDCAHVMAEAVQELFPETQVTIGPAIENGFYYDFHRDTPFSEDDLVAIETRMHEIVDRDETITREVFSRNEAIQFYRNNNEPFKVELVDSIPEDEVVTFYRQGNFIDLCRGPHLASTGKLGHAFKLMKVAGAYWRGDSTRPMLQRIYGTAFGTEKELSAYLTMLEEAEKRDHRKLGRGLDLFHMQEEAAGSVFWHAKGWTLYREIEAYMRRRLDVAGYNEVKTPQLVDRSLWEASGHWDKFGQNMFTAASEDNRTLALKPMNCPGHVQIYRQGITSYRDLPVRMAEFGSCHRNEPSGALHGIMRVRAFTQDDAHIFCTEDQINSESVAFCNLLLDVYRDFGFEDVRVKFSDRPEIRAGDDATWDRAEAALKAATDAAGLQTTPNPGEGAFYGPKLEFVLRDAIGRDWQCGTLQVDFVLPDRLDAEYVTETGERKRPVMLHRAILGSLERWIGILIEQYSGRLPAWLAPVQCVVAPISESANEYAREVADAFKRKGFRVETDLRNEKISYKVREHSVMKVPYIIAVGGREAEDRTIALRRLGSPNQETLALLDALNTLGDEILPPDMKRNAAE; encoded by the coding sequence ATGCCTGTCATAACCCTGCCGGATGGCGCCCAGAAAATCTATGATACTCCTGTCACCCCTGCCAGGGTCGCAGCCGATATCGGCCCGGGGCTGGCGAAGGCAGCGCTGGCGGCAAGAGCCAATGGCAGGATGATCGATCTGAGCCTTGAGCTTGATGAAGATACCGAACTTTCGCTTGTCACCCTTAAGGATGAGGATGCACTGGCCCTTTTGCGTCATGACTGCGCCCATGTGATGGCGGAAGCGGTGCAGGAGCTCTTCCCGGAAACCCAGGTGACGATCGGCCCGGCGATTGAAAACGGCTTCTACTATGACTTTCATCGTGACACCCCGTTCTCCGAAGATGATCTTGTGGCCATCGAAACCCGCATGCATGAGATCGTCGATCGCGACGAGACGATCACGCGAGAAGTTTTTTCCCGAAACGAAGCCATTCAGTTTTATCGTAATAATAACGAGCCCTTCAAGGTCGAACTTGTCGATTCAATTCCAGAAGATGAGGTGGTGACCTTCTACCGTCAGGGGAACTTCATTGACCTCTGCCGCGGCCCGCATCTTGCCTCCACCGGCAAGCTCGGGCATGCGTTCAAACTGATGAAAGTCGCCGGCGCGTATTGGCGCGGGGATTCCACCCGTCCCATGCTGCAGCGGATTTACGGCACGGCTTTCGGCACCGAAAAAGAACTTTCCGCATATCTCACCATGCTTGAAGAAGCGGAAAAGCGTGATCACCGCAAGCTTGGCCGCGGGCTTGATCTTTTCCATATGCAGGAAGAGGCCGCCGGGTCCGTCTTCTGGCATGCAAAGGGCTGGACCCTCTATCGGGAAATCGAGGCCTATATGCGTCGCCGTCTCGATGTCGCCGGATATAACGAGGTGAAGACCCCGCAGCTGGTTGATCGCAGCCTCTGGGAAGCGTCGGGGCATTGGGACAAATTTGGTCAGAACATGTTCACCGCGGCCTCCGAAGATAATCGCACGCTTGCGCTCAAACCGATGAACTGCCCCGGCCACGTCCAGATCTATCGTCAGGGGATTACCTCCTATCGTGATCTGCCGGTGCGCATGGCCGAATTTGGCTCCTGCCATCGCAATGAACCTTCAGGGGCGCTGCATGGCATCATGCGTGTCCGGGCGTTCACCCAGGACGACGCCCATATTTTCTGCACCGAAGACCAGATCAATTCGGAATCGGTGGCCTTCTGCAATCTCCTGCTCGACGTCTATCGTGACTTCGGGTTCGAAGATGTGCGGGTGAAGTTTTCCGACCGGCCCGAAATCCGTGCCGGCGATGACGCGACATGGGACCGCGCCGAGGCCGCCTTGAAGGCGGCGACGGACGCCGCCGGTCTTCAAACAACCCCAAATCCGGGGGAAGGGGCCTTCTATGGCCCGAAACTGGAATTTGTGCTGCGCGATGCCATCGGCCGCGATTGGCAATGCGGCACCCTGCAGGTGGATTTCGTTCTGCCGGACCGGCTTGACGCCGAATATGTTACCGAAACCGGGGAAAGAAAACGTCCCGTGATGCTCCACCGTGCCATCCTCGGCTCGCTCGAACGCTGGATCGGGATACTGATTGAACAGTATTCCGGCCGCCTGCCGGCTTGGCTTGCGCCGGTGCAATGCGTCGTTGCGCCGATCAGCGAAAGCGCGAATGAGTACGCCCGCGAAGTTGCGGATGCGTTCAAGCGCAAGGGCTTCCGTGTTGAAACCGATCTCCGGAATGAGAAGATCAGCTACAAGGTGCGTGAACACTCGGTCATGAAAGTGCCCTATATTATCGCGGTCGGCGGCCGTGAAGCCGAAGATCGCACTATCGCTTTGCGCCGTCTTGGCTCACCGAACCAAGAAACGCTTGCCCTTTTGGATGCCCTGAATACACTAGGCGATGAAATTCTGCCGCCCGACATGAAACGCAACGCGGCCGAATAA